One Streptomyces sp. CG4 genomic window, GGACCTGGTGCCCGGCCTGGCGGAGGCCCTGGCGGCGACGTTCGCGGACTGACGCCCGCCGTCCTCGGCACGTCCTCCTCTGTGACGTCTCCCGTGACGTCCCTTCCGGTACGGCGATGGGGGCGTCCCTGCCTCGCGGGGCGCCCCCAGCCGTGTCAGGGGCGGCTCAGCCCTTGGTGCACTGGGGCAGCACCGCGGTGTTCCCGCTGCGGATGTCCTTCAGCGCGTCCAGCGCGTCCCCGATCGTCTTGACCTTCACCAGCGTGAGCCCGCTCGGCGTGTCCTTGGCGGCGGCCGCGCAGTTCTCGGCCGGCGTCAGGAAGTACTGGGCGCCGTTGTCGCGGGCGCCGACGGTCTTCATCTCGATGCCGCCGATCGGCCCGACGGTGCCGTTGTCGTCGATGGTGCCGGTACCGGCGATGAACTTTCCGCCGGTCAGGCTGCCCGGGGTCAGCTTGTCGTAGATGCCGAGGGCGAACATCAGACCGGCGCTCGGCCCGCCGACGTCGGCCAGCTTGATGTCGATGTCGAACGGGAAGGTGTGGTCGGTCCCGGCGGAGATCCCGACGATGGCGCGCTTGGCGCCGCTGTCGTCGGAGGTGGTCGTCGTGATCGTGACGTCCTGCGTCTTCGTTGCCGTCCTGTGCGCCTTCACGGCGGCGGCCTGCTCCTTGGCCGGGACGACCGTGAAGGCGACGTTCTGACCGGGCTTGTGCTTCGTGACGAACTTGGCGACGTCGGCGGGCTGCTTCACGGCCGTGCCGTCCACGGCCTTGATCACGTCACCGGCGTGCAGCTTGCCCTCGGCCGGCGAGCCCTTGACCACGGTGGAGACGATCACCCAGGACGTCACCGGGACGCCCAGCTCCTTCAGGGCGGCGACCTTGGCGCTCTCCTGGGACTGGCTGAATTCCTCGGCGTTCTGCTGCGAGGACTGCTGCTCCGTCGTGCCGTTCGGGTAGAGCGTGTCGTGCGGGACGACCTTGGTGTCGTGGTCCAGCCAGCCGTAGACCGCCTCCACCAGGTTCATCCGGAAGTCCGCGCTGGTCACCCGTACGGTCGTCATGTTCAGGTGGCCGTCGGTCTGGTACGTCTTGTGCCCGGTGATCTGCAGCACCGGCGCGCCGTCGTGGTCCCCCAGCGTGTTCACGGTCGGGCCCGGCGACATCTCCGCGTACGGCACGGGGATGAGCACTCCGGCGCACAGGAGCGCGATCAGCATCAGGGTGGAGGCGAGCATCGTCGCGGTGCGGCGTGGCATGGCACGACAGTACGGGACGCCTCTGTCAGCGCACCGTCAGGGCACCCCGTCACGCGCCGCCGGGACCCGTGTGGGACTTCTCCATGGCCGCACGGAACCGCGCGTAGCCATCCAGCTCAGGGCCGTCGCCGCGCACCTTACGGGTCCGGCTGGCCCAACTGCCCCACAGTCCGCCACCGATCGCGGCCACAAACGGAATCAGCAGCCAGACAAGCGCCCCCATTGCCGACCTCCCAACGCCATGAGCGTCCGCAACTGACTGATCAGCAGATTAACCATCCGCACTGACAACGCTCGCGCCGGGGGGCCGGTTACGCAACCGGAGGTGCGGGGGTGCTCCGGGTGACGGACCTCAGCAGGCCCCCACCCGCCCTCCCGTCGCCCGGCCACCACCCCTCGAGGACGGCGCTACGCCCCGACCCATTCGTCGGTGCCGTCGGAGAACTTCTGGTGCTTCCAGATCGGCACCTCGTGCTTGAGGTCGTCGATCAGCTTGCGGCAGGCGTCGAAGGCCTCGGCCCGGTGCGGACAGGCCACGGCGACGACCACGGCGAGGTCCCCGACCCGCAGGTCTCCCACCCGGTGCACGGCGGCCAGCGCCCGCACCGGATACTCGGCCACGACCTTCTCGGCGATCCGCCGCATCTCGGCCTCGGCACTGGGGTGGCAGGAGTACCCGAGGGCGTCCACGTCCGCGCCCCCGTCGTGGTTGCGCACGGTCCCCACGAACAGCGCGACGCCGCCGGCCGCGGCGTCCCCGACCGCCTGGAACACCTCGTCCACGGAGAGCGCGGTCTGCCGGACCCCGATCAGCTTGATGGGATCCTGCGCCGCCTGCTCGCCGGGGTACTCGTTCGCGTGTGCCATACCCCCATCGTGCCGCACGCCTGTG contains:
- a CDS encoding molybdenum cofactor biosynthesis protein MoaE, whose amino-acid sequence is MAHANEYPGEQAAQDPIKLIGVRQTALSVDEVFQAVGDAAAGGVALFVGTVRNHDGGADVDALGYSCHPSAEAEMRRIAEKVVAEYPVRALAAVHRVGDLRVGDLAVVVAVACPHRAEAFDACRKLIDDLKHEVPIWKHQKFSDGTDEWVGA
- a CDS encoding PDZ domain-containing protein, with translation MPRRTATMLASTLMLIALLCAGVLIPVPYAEMSPGPTVNTLGDHDGAPVLQITGHKTYQTDGHLNMTTVRVTSADFRMNLVEAVYGWLDHDTKVVPHDTLYPNGTTEQQSSQQNAEEFSQSQESAKVAALKELGVPVTSWVIVSTVVKGSPAEGKLHAGDVIKAVDGTAVKQPADVAKFVTKHKPGQNVAFTVVPAKEQAAAVKAHRTATKTQDVTITTTTSDDSGAKRAIVGISAGTDHTFPFDIDIKLADVGGPSAGLMFALGIYDKLTPGSLTGGKFIAGTGTIDDNGTVGPIGGIEMKTVGARDNGAQYFLTPAENCAAAAKDTPSGLTLVKVKTIGDALDALKDIRSGNTAVLPQCTKG